One region of Salvia miltiorrhiza cultivar Shanhuang (shh) chromosome 3, IMPLAD_Smil_shh, whole genome shotgun sequence genomic DNA includes:
- the LOC131019108 gene encoding receptor kinase-like protein Xa21 → MGKKLYCILQYAFLITITFPMLSSEAKQPLSLATDQTSLLSLKHTSLLLATNWTNSTSVCTWIGVTCSLRHHRVAALNLSNMALSATIPPQLGHLSFLVSLDLSNNLFYGDLPHQLSLLRRLKFISLRLNNFTGDIPPMLGQLPKLEYLSLSNNSFIGSIPKSLSNLTNLQFLELSFNSLSGEIPKEFGRLQSLQTLYIEYNHLSGAIPSAIFNISTLVVIALRDNELSGNLPTDMCRNLPFLEPLSQLF, encoded by the coding sequence ATGGGGAAAAAGCTTTATTGCATTTTGCAGTATGCATTCCTAATCACCATAACCTTCCCAATGCTTTCTTCTGAAGCCAAACAACCTCTGAGCCTTGCAACTGATCAAACTTCCCTTCTTTCACTCAAACATACATCTCTTTTACTTGCAACTAATTGGACCAACTCCACCTCCGTCTGCACCTGGATTGGCGTCACTTGCAGCTTGCGCCATCACAGAGTTGCTGCCTTGAATCTCTCCAACATGGCTCTCTCCGCCACCATTCCACCGCAGCTCGGCCACCTCTCCTTCCTCGTCTCCCTCGACCTCTCCAACAACCTTTTCTATGGAGATTTGCCACACCAACTGTCTCTCCTTCGCCGTTTGAAGTTCATATCTCTGCGactcaacaacttcactggaGACATCCCTCCGATGTTGGGTCAGTTACCAAAATTAGAGTATTTGTCTTTAAGCAACAACAGCTTCATAGGTTCCATCCCAAAATCGCTCTCAAACCTCACAAACCTACAATTTCTTGAGTTATCTTTCAATTctctaagtggagaaattccaaaaGAGTTTGGGAGACTTCAAAGTCTACAAACTCTGTATATTGAATACAATCATCTCTCCGGTGCTATACCATCAGCCATATTCAACATCTCGACCCTTGTAGTTATAGCATTGAGAGACAATGAACTGAGTGGAAATCTTCCAACAGACATGTGCCGTAATCTTCCATTTCTTGAGCCTCTCTCACAACTCTTTTAG
- the LOC131019110 gene encoding receptor-like protein 43 — MDVKENQTNPTPSDDDDDDDDDRALLYYLEMRKTNLTPSDDDCTFLYYLEMRITLKGVNQLLKKRLLKTFTTIDFSSNKFSGSIPNSMGNLNSLRYLNLSHNNLMGHIPASLGNISVLESLDLSSNKLDGGIPSDLTRLTFLEKLNLSMNDLVGQIPQSNQFSTFENDSYIGNLRLCGVPLTRKCNEENGRQMQPEEEEEDEYGLIDGFGWRSVVMGYGNGLIVGIGIGCCIIRFGRPRWLVEFFFGVGYTYKKNKKKKKTRKRATPTQRRS, encoded by the coding sequence ATGGATGTGaaagaaaatcaaacaaatCCAACACcaagtgatgatgatgatgatgatgatgatgatcgcGCCTTGCTATATTATTTGGAGATGAGAAAAACAAATCTAACACCAAGTGATGATGATTGCACCTTTCTATATTATTTGGAGATGAGAATCACCTTGAAAGGTGTGAATCAATTATTGAAGAAGAGATTGTTGAAAACCTTTACAACTATTGACTTTTCCTCCAATAAATTCTCTGGGAGTATTCCAAATTCCATGGGTAATCTGAATTCTCTGAGATACTTGAATTTGTCCCACAATAATCTCATGGGACACATACCTGCATCTCTTGGAAATATAAGTGTGCTTGAATCATTGGACTTGTCATCGAACAAATTGGATGGAGGAATTCCAAGTGATTTGACGAGGTTGACATTTCTCGAGAAATTAAACCTTTCAATGAATGATCTCGTGGGGCAGATACCACAATCTAATCAGTTTTCCACATTTGAGAATGATTCATACATCGGAAACTTGAGATTGTGTGGAGTCCCGTTGACGAGAAAATGCAATGAGGAGAATGGGCGACAGATGCagccagaagaagaagaagaagatgagtaTGGATTAATTGATGGATTTGGTTGGAGAAGTGTGGTGATGGGATATGGAAATGGACTCAtagttggaattggaattggttGTTGCATTATTCGATTTGGAAGGCCAAGATGGTTGGTGGAATTCTTTTTTGGCGTTGGATACACATacaagaagaacaagaagaagaagaagacaaggaAGAGAGCTACTCCAACACAGAGGAGAAGTTGA
- the LOC131019107 gene encoding receptor kinase-like protein Xa21 translates to MEKNLSCILQYAFLITITFQMLSSETKQPLSLATDQTALLSLKHTSLLLATNWTNSTSVCTWIGVTCSFRHHRVAALNLSSMALSGTIPPQLRHLSFLVSLDLSNNHFYGDLPQELSLLRRLKFISLRLNNFTGDIPPMLGQLPKLEYLNLRNNSFIGSIPKSLSNLTNLQFLDLSSNSLSGEIPKELGRLQSLQTLYVESNHLSGAIPSAIFNISTLVAIALRDNELSGSLPTDMCRNLPFLAGIYLSFNQLSGAIPTNLSQCSRLEVLSLTGNSFSGEIPSEIGYLTSLRELYLGANNLNGILPHEIGHLQNLVEFGAAWNKIAGSIDFNIFMNMSSLQTLLLWRNKFTGNLSRDVGNITMLTELQLSENHFTGLIPTEFGQLYHLETLVLDWNNLSGSIPHELFNISTLRFLALAGNALSGVLPTHLCHASPFLEQLFLGGNSLSGAIPNSISNCSQLTILSLSLNKFSGYIPTHLGNLRLLQDLRLSTNNLTQAPSSSFITSLTNCRSLTALLIGDNPLNGVIPASVGNLSSSLQTFAAGYCKFSGSIPVEIGNLSNLMTLELSANELSGNIPLTISHLHELQGLYLSNNMLGGSIPYAICDLFRLGTLVMSLNQFSGPIPKCLGNVSSLRNLLLHSNILNSSIPSSLWGLKDLIYLGLSSNLLNGFLPQEISNLGAAIYINVAMNKLSGSIPKNIEKLQNLVNLSLANNRLEGSIPASMGSMISLAYLDLSHNNLSGSIPKSLEALQHLDYFNVSYNSLSGEIPSGGSFRNFTMDYFKGNEALCGIPKFHVQICSSISNHGSKRKKAERASFIVFGVVAFISVVALAFIIVRNKRKVKTTGEVDELIFIVPERISYYELLQATKRFDESNLLGTGSSCSVYKGILNNGKNIVVKVFNMQLEGISRIFDVECEILRSIRHRNLTSVISSCSNEEFKALVLEYMPKGNLEKWLYSHNYCLNMMERLNIMIDVASALEYLHHGYSMPIVHSDLKPSNVLLDEDMVAHVSDFGIAKLLCDGDSFVLTNTLATLGYIAPEYGLEGLVSTRCDVYSYGVMLIETFTRKRPSDDMFCGDMSLKRWVEISLSDEVIDANLVMNLEEEMIDKNMKCVSSILELALKCSADSPGDRINMKQAHAELQKIKHRFSQ, encoded by the exons ATGGAGAAAAACCTTTCTTGCATTTTGCAGTATGCATTCCTAATTACCATAACCTTCCAAATGCTTTCTTCTGAAACCAAACAACCTCTGAGCCTTGCAACTGATCAAACTGCCCTTCTTTCACTCAAACATACATCTCTTTTACTTGCAACTAATTGGACCAACTCCACCTCCGTCTGCACCTGGATTGGCGTCACTTGCAGCTTCCGCCACCACAGAGTAGCTGCCTTGAATCTCTCCAGCATGGCTCTCTCCGGCACCATTCCACCACAGCTCCGACACCTCTCCTTCCTCGTCTCCCTCGACCTCTCCAACAACCATTTCTATGGAGATTTGCCACAGGAACTGTCTCTCCTTCGCCGTTTGAAGTTCATATCTCTCCGactcaacaacttcactggaGACATCCCTCCGATGTTGGGTCAGTTACCAAAATTAGAGTACTTGAATTTACGCAACAACAGCTTCATAGGTTCCATCCCAAAATCGCTCTCAAACCTCACAAACCTACAATTTCTTGACTTATCTTCCAATTctctaagtggagaaattccaaaaGAGTTGGGAAGACTTCAAAGTCTACAAACTCTGTATGTTGAATCTAATCATCTCTCCGGTGCAATACCATCAGCCATATTCAACATATCGACCCTTGTAGCTATAGCATTGAGAGACAATGAATTGAGTGGAAGTCTTCCAACAGACATGTGCCGTAATCTTCCATTTCTTGCTGGGATTTATCTTTCTTTCAATCAGCTGAGTGGCGCGATTCCCACAAATCTATCCCAATGTTCACGGCTTGAGGTGTTGAGTCTCACTGGAAACTCTTTTAGTGGGGAGATACCTTCAGAAATCGGCTACTTAACATCTCTTCGGGAGTTATATCTTGGTGCTAACAATTTGAATG GAATACTACCACATGAGATTGGCCATCTTCAGAATCTGGTTGAGTTTGGTGCTGCATGGAATAAGATTGCGGGCTCAattgatttcaatattttcatgaatatgtCTTCTCTGCAAACCTTATTACTATGGCGTAACAAATTCACGGGGAACCTTTCAAGGGATGTCGGGAATATTACCATGCTAACAGAGTTACAGCTCAGTGAAAACCATTTTACAG GGCTTATTCCCACTGAATTTGGCCAACTTTACCATTTGGAGACATTAGTATTAGATTGGAACAACTTGAGTGGTTCGATTCCACATGagctctttaacatttcaactctTCGGTTTCTTGCACTTGCCGGCAATGCTCTGTCAGGGGTTCTTCCAACCCATTTATGCCATGCCTCTCCCTTTCTTGAACAACTTTTTCTTGGCGGAAATTCCTTGAGTGGAGCAATACCCAACTCTATCTCTAACTGTTCTCAACTCACAATTCTCTCACTTTCTCTAAACAAATTCAGTGGTTATATACCTACTCATCTCGGCAACCTAAGACTTCTTCAAGATCTTCGACTGTCCACCAACAATCTTACCCAGGCACCATCTTCTTCCTTCATTACTTCATTGACAAATTGCAGGTCTCTAACTGCTTTGTTAATTGGTGATAATCCTCTAAATGGTGTCATTCCAGCTTCTGTCGGGAACTTATCTTCCTCACTTCAAACATTCGCCGCCGGCTACTGCAAATTCAGTGGCAGCATTCCTGTTGAAATAGGCAATTTAAGCAATTTGATGACATTGGAGTTGTCAGCAAATGAGTTATCGGGTAATATTCCACTAACTATAAGCCATTTGCATGAACTTCAAGGATTATATCTATCTAATAACATGTTGGGAGGCTCAATACCATATGCTATATGTGATCTATTCCGCCTCGGCACTTTAGTTATGAGCTTGAATCAATTTTCAGGCCCAATTCCTAAATGTCTGGGAAATGTCTCTTCTTTAAGAAATCTTCTTCTACACTCCAACATTTTGAATTCAAGCATACCATCAAGCTTATGGGGCCTAAAAGATTTGATCTATCTAGGCTTGTCCTCAAATTTATTAAATGGGTTCTTGCCTCAAGAGATAAGTAACTTAGGAGCAGCGATCTATATAAATGTAGCAATGAATAAGTTGTCGGGGTCAATTCCGAAGAATATCGAAAAGTTGCAGAATTTGGTTAATCTGTCTTTGGCAAATAATAGATTAGAAGGTTCTATTCCTGCGTCTATGGGAAGCATGATCAGTTTGGCATATCTCGACTTGTCGCACAACAACCTCTCTGGTTCAATTCCAAAGTCTTTAGAAGCACTTCAACACCTCGACTACTTTAATGTCTCTTACAATAgtttaagtggagaaattcctagCGGTGgttcttttagaaacttcactaTGGATTATTTTAAGGGTAACGAGGCATTGTGTGGAATCCCCAAGTTCCATGTCCAAATTTGCTCTTCAATTTCTAATCACGGATCAAAGAGAAAGAAGGCGGAACGAGCTTCATTTATTGTTTTCGGGGTTGTGGCCTTCATCTCGGTTGTTGCTCTGGCCTTTATAATTGTCCGAAACAAAAGGAAAGTTAAGACAACTGGAGAAGTTGATGAGTTGATATTCATTGTGCCGGAAAGAATCTCTTATTATGAACTGCTGCAAGCAACGAAAAGATTCGATGAAAGCAATTTACTTGGCACTGGGAGTTCTTGTTCTGTTTATAAAGGAATTCTTAATAATGGGAAGAATATCGTTGTCAAAGTGTTTAATATGCAGCTAGAAGGTATTTCAAGAATATTCGATGTCGAATGTGAGATACTACGTAGCATTCGACACAGGAATCTGACAAGCGTCATAAGCAGTTGCTCCAATGAAGAGTTCAAGGCATTAGTACTTGAATATATGCCAAAGGGAAATCTTGAAAAATGGTTATATTCCCATAACTATTGCTTGAATATGATGgaaagattgaatataatgattGATGTTGCATCTGCTTTGGAGTATCTTCACCACGGTTATTCAATGCCCATTGTCCACAGCGACTTGAAGCCTAGTAATGTGTTGTTAGATGAAGACATGGTTGCCCATGTAAGCGACTTTGGGATAGCCAAGTTGTTATGCGATGGAGATAGCTTTGTGTTAACCAACACGCTAGCAACATTGGGTTACATCGCTCCAG AGTATGGCTTGGAAGGGCTAGTTTCAACAAGGTGTGATGTGTATAGCTACGgggtgatgttgattgaaactTTTACAAGAAAAAGGCCTAGTGATGATATGTTTTGCGGAGATATGAGCTTAAAGAGATGGGTAGAAATCTCACTTTCAGATGAAGTGATAGATGCCAACTTAGTCATGaatttggaggaagaaatgaTTGACAAGAATATGAAGTGTGTATCATCCATACTCGAATTGGCTTTGAAATGCTCTGCCGACTCTCCCGGGGATAGAATCAACATGAAACAAGCACATGCAGAGTTGCAGAAAATCAAACATCGATTTTCCCAATGA
- the LOC131019109 gene encoding receptor-like protein 12 — protein MSSVQNINLGRNKFTGNLSRDVGNITMLTELQLQENHLTALDLNSLSGSIPHELFNVSTLRILSLVGNALLGVLPTHLCHASPSLEELYLGNNSISGAIPNSISNCSQLTILSLSVNKFSGYIPTHLGNLRLLQLLELNNNNLTQPPSSSFITSLTNCKSLTHLSFGDNPLNGVIPASAGNLSSSLSIFYAKNCKFSGSIPVEIGNLSNMMVLDLSGNELSGNIPLTISHLHELQGLNLSHNKLGGSIPHAICDLFSLDTLVMSKNQFSGPIPKCLGNVSSLRNLHLGSNILNSSIPSSLWGLKDLIILDLSSNSLNGSLPLEMSNLGAAIYINVAMNQLSGSIPRNIGKLQINLVYLSLAYNRLEGSIPVSMGSMISLVNLDLSYNNLSGSIPNLPHLYSLKLSSNKLNGELPFSICNLTSLGILLLSNNSLEGSIPQCFRNLSKSLVIFDLNSNHFSGPIPSIFMRGCILESINLSGNKLQGNLPKSLINCKSLKGLDVGNNRIQDKFPFWMEALPQLRVLVLKSNKFDGNMSLPS, from the exons ATGTCTTCTGTGCAAAACATAAATCTAGGGCGCAACAAATTCACGGGGAACCTTTCAAGGGATGTCGGGAATATTACCATGCTAACAGAGTTACAACTCCAGGAAAACCATTTAACAG CATTAGACTTGAACAGCTTGAGTGGTTCAATTCCACATGAGCTCTTTAACGTTTCAACTCTTCGGATTCTTTCACTTGTCGGCAATGCTCTGTTAGGGGTTCTTCCAACCCATTTATGCCAtgcctctccctctctcgaaGAACTTTATCTTGGCAATAATTCCATCAGTGGAGCAATACCCAACTCCATCTCTAACTGTTCTCAACTCACAATTCTCTCACTTTCTGTAAACAAATTCAGTGGTTATATACCTACTCATCTCGGCAACCTAAGACTTCTCCAACTTCTTGAACTGAACAACAACAATCTTACCCAGCCACCATCTTCTTCCTTCATTACTTCATTGACAAATTGCAAGTCTCTAACTCATTTGTCATTTGGTGATAATCCTCTAAATGGTGTCATTCCAGCTTCTGCCGGGAACTTATCTTCCTCGCTTTCAATATTCTATGCCAAGAACTGCAAATTCAGTGGCAGCATTCCTGTTGAAATAGGCAATCTAAGCAATATGATGGTACTGGATTTATCTGGGAATGAGCTATCTGGTAATATTCCACTAACTATAAGCCATTTACATGAACTTCAAGGTTTAAATCTGTCTCATAACAAGTTGGGAGGCTCAATACCACATGCTATATGTGATCTATTCAGCCTCGATACTTTAGTTATGAGCAAGAATCAATTTTCAGGCCCAATTCCTAAATGTCTGGGAAATGTCTCTTCTTTAAGAAATCTTCATCTAGGCTCCAACATTTTGAATTCTAGCATACCATCAAGCTTATGGGGCCTAAAAGATTTGATCATTCTAGACTTATCCTCAAATTCATTAAATGGGTCACTACCTCTAGAGATGAGTAACTTAGGAGCAGCGATCTATATAAATGTAGCAATGAATCAGTTGTCAGGGTCAATTCCCAGGAATATCGGAAAGTTGCAGATCAATTTGGTTTATTTGTCTTTGGCATATAATAGACTAGAAGGTTCTATTCCTGTGTCTATGGGAAGCATGATCAGTTTGGTTAATCTCGACTTGTCGTACAACAACCTCTCTGGTTCAATTCCAAATTTACCACATTTATATTCATTAAAACTCTCATCCAACAAATTAAAcggtgagcttccattctccatctGCAACTTGACATCCCTTGGTATTCTTCTActctcaaataacagtttggaaGGGTCAATTCCGCAATGCTTTCGAAACTTGAGCAAATCTTTGGTCATATTTgatttaaattcaaatcactttagtggccctattccatcaatatttatgaGAGGGTGTATTCTTGAGTCCATCAATTTGAGtggtaataaattgcaaggaaattTGCCTAAATCCTTAATCAATTGCAAAAGTCTTAAGGGCCTCGATGTTGGAAATAATAGAATACAAGACAAATTTCCGTTTTGGATGGAAGCTCTTCCTCAGCTTCGAGTGCTCGTCTTGAAGTCTAACAAGTTTGATGGTAACATGTCGCTGCCTTCATGA